A stretch of DNA from Lotus japonicus ecotype B-129 chromosome 4, LjGifu_v1.2:
AATTACATGTCACAATAGTTTTAGGCTTGTGTGGATATGAAACAAACAACATTGCATAGCCCATTACATAATAACTTGACAAACTGCCATATTTcatttcttttcaaaatcaaaatacttGCAGAAACAGTACAATTAAGGCTACAATTACTTCAACATTCCTTCTACTTCAACATTCCTTCTCATACTCCTAATTCTACTACATGATTCCATACTCTTACTTATACTTCATCAATTTCATCATCTGAATTACACAAACAACCAACAGAAACACAACTAAGGACCATCccaacacacaccacttgatcAACATTGcttcattcttcttcatccCCTCAACTCTACGCAACAAGGCTGCAATTAACTTCTTATCACGCGGGTTGCCCTCCATCTCATCATACCACTGAAAGAAATCACATTGCCTCTTGTTCTGTTCCTGACAAAGATGAAAATGCCCAGGAAATTTCAGACACAACAGAATAGAAGGAGACAATCAACCTTCATAGAATGCTAAAAATTAGGCAAATTACCTTAAACCTTCCACATCCAAAGAAACGCCTCCCAATGTTACCATTTTCATTCGTCCAAGTAGTGATAACCGGAGCAACAACACCGCACTTGCACAGTACGTTCCTCCTTCGACCATACCCATTGGACGCAGAACTCCTTGTTGAAAAATTACTTGCCATGGATGCCTCTGGTTCTTCCTCGCGATTACTTACTCGCCTAAACATCTCTCTTTCGAAGGGTTCCAAATCAGGGTTCACAGCCacacttctcttcttcttctcttcttctggttcGATGGTTCCTATGTTCCAATTTGGGGATTTTActaaaccctaatcccaatTTAGTCCAGCACGTGCAatcctttattttttcttttttttttgtttttagttgataaaatccacgtggcatcagtgaaaataaaggaaaaagaaaaaataatatccaCGTCAGCTCCTCCGTTAGGATTTTAACGTCAACCTGACGGAAGGGCATTCGGTGTACCTTCTCAAAAGAAGGGGGGTACAAACGTTTACGAAAAAAGGGTAGGGTTATCATTTGCACATTTGGaatacatcaggggcaccaaatgcatttaagccttggTAAAAAGTGAGAGAGTCATTTATCATTTATGATTGTTTTGAATTGTAATTGCTCTCTTAGCTTATTGAGTTTCTTGCATATCCAGAAAAACCAATTATCTTTAAAACCTGGCCTCATTACAAACCTTAAAGACCTTAGAGATCCTTGATTGAACATGCAATCTTGATAACTGTGGAGACGGGTAACAAAATCGATTTTTGTGATTCAGTGTGTGATTGAGTGGAACACTTACCTTACTCTGTACAAACTGAGATGTTGAGTGAAAGAGTATTTCCTGGTTCGAAAGGAATGGATTGTATGCCTAttgattttcaaataaaaaatgcaagcatacaagtcaaataagtgcttaaaatgatattcaaatatacctaaaatgagcacttatcaactccccccaacttaacactttgtttgtcctcaaacaaaaggtattgACTTTCAATCAAGAGGCATGGAATATGAATTCTCCAAAGCTTACATTGCATGATTTTTCAGAATCTCAAACTGAATGatccaaaatcaaaatatgagGCCCACAAAAGATAACACAACAGTAACACAAATACATATTCATCATGAAAATCAATAGGCATACAATCCATTCCTTTCGAACCAGGAAATACTCTTTCACTCAACATCTCAGTTTGTACAGAGTAAGGTAAGTGTTCCACTCAATCACACACTGAATCACAAAAATCGATTTTGTTACCCGTCTCCACAGTTATCAAGATTGCATGTTCAATCAAGGATCTCTAAGGTCTTTAAGGTTTGTAATGAGGCCAGGTTTTAAAGATAATTGGTTTTTCTGGATATGCAAGAAACTCAATAAGCTAAGAGAGCAATTACAATTCAAAACAATCATAAATGATAAATGACTCTCTCACTTTTTACCAACTATCTCATTCaccattcttttcttttcttttcacccTTTTCTTTCTCAGTTTCTTTTTTCAATCCCTCTTCTCctaccttttttttctttctatttttcatcttttctccttttttttatgTACAATTTTCACTTTCAAGTATGTACAAATAGATTGATACACAAACCACACAAAAATAGCACAACTAGCCTTCTCCCCCCAACGTGAACACAACAATAGCTCCCCCCAACTTGAATATAACCATATCTTGCAAATGCTCTCTTAACTTATTCAGCTTAGGTGAGAACATTGTTTTCCTTTTAGGCTCAAGGTTATAAACAAGAAATAAGTcacaaatttttttcattttcaagctCAATGGGGTTGAACAATGGATTTCCTAATAAAAGGGTATGGTCATTTGGCTTAGTGAGTGTGTAAGCACTAAAGAAAGAACATGCCTTGATCATTTCCAAGAAATTCCATACAACAATGATAATTGGAGACTCAAACAAAACTAATCAATGAAAAACAGTGATTCTCTCAGCTCACAAGTGTTTAGGCACACTCCCTCACATGGTTTGGATTCAAAGCATTCTCTGATTTTCAAAAATTTCATGTTATGCCTATGTATTCCATGTGAATCTTACAATCATATCAAGTTATGCAATCTTTGAGTGCAAACACTAGTTAAATCATGGAATCAAACAATTCAAGGTGCATTTTAAAAACACATCATGCAATTCTATTGATGTTTCATCAACCATACCAATTGAAATCAGTCATATATCCATGAATTTCACAAAAAGTGTTAAATTATCTACAGACTAGAATACTATCAAgaaactaaaagaaaacaaatgaaagaAGAACAAAAAATAATACTTCCTCATGATGCTATGCCATGCTTAATCTTGTATTCCTCAAAACTCATCCCCTCTGAAAAATTTGGATTGTCCTCAGGCCAAACAATACCAGCAACACAGATTCCTGCTAACAGTAACTTGAAAACATGTTAAAATACAAGAGAGATATGAGATcataacaacaaaaaaacaaaccaCACTCTAGTTAAAATGAAAGTATACTAAACGAGCTTTCTAAAGAGTGGTCATTTACTCAAATCGGTTAAGAAACAAGGAAGTTATGATCATTTAAAGTAAGGATTGTTATGCTGTTTTTGTGATAGGCGCTGAGCGCCTTCTGGTAACCGCTGAGCGCCCTCCAAAATTCGCTTGGCATCCAGTGACAGAGATCCAGGACGTTGGGCGGCCTCTGAAGCCCGCTGGGCGGCCTCAGCAGTGTTAGATCTCAGAAAACCCCCATAAACCACAACTGGACATGCTAAATTTTGAGTTTTAGATTTCTCAATCATGTAAATTGATTCAATCATATtcatatattatttaaaatatgtcATTGCATTAAAATTTAACAAGCAAAtgtatttatcaaagattgacAGTGCAAGATTTTCAAAGACAAATTTCATGCTTTTACACAACTTGATAGGCTATATTTTGATGTGAACCTTTCTAGCACATTCCAAATGGTTCAAATACATTCATATCCATTAAGAAACTTGTGTGGATCTTAAAAGCCAACAATTGAAAACAAATtgcatcaaaatcaaatttcaaaTACCAAAATCATTTCAAGTGCAATTTTCATGCAATTCCACAACCCAATGCCTTCAATTTTGCGATTCtcaaattctattcattctaggccTTAAAATCATTCATTCACGTCATTTAAAACTTGTGGATATCCTTAGAAAACAACGTTGAGCATGTTTACTCAAAATCACATTTCATGGCTAAGAAAGAACACAATGAGGAGTTCTTATTCACTTTCACTACAAAATCAAAGAGTTTAACTTAAAACCGAATCTAACACTTGAAGAAAAGTATTCTAACACAAAAATGAGTTTGCTCAAGATCATTTGGAAGACGTTTTCACAGTTATGCAGAAAAAACACTTCGGAGGACTTGTTGTTTTACCATTTTCACACAACCACATACCTCAAAATTTGCAATACTCACCTACCTTGCATTCCAACCTTCCATGTGCATTAGATATAATATTTTGGATCTGTTAGAAGTCTCAAACACAGGTTATTAACATCAAAAGCACATAATCCAAATTTGACCGAATGTTCACATGCATTTCAACAAGTCACACCCCCAAATTTTGATTTTATCACATTTCTTGCTTCTAAACTCATTGAACAATCTCAATATGATAAACAAAACTTGTGAAACTGATAAAAACTAAACTTTAGGCACAACTTCACTAAATCACATATACTACATAatttaaaaagagaaaacaagCACACCAAAACACATGGTTTCCAAAACTCTTGGTTCTATCTTTATTCAAATAACTCAAAAGAGGATTTTAAACATGAAAACATACAAAGATCATTCAAGAACCCAAAGTGAGGAATCCTTaggaaatttaaaaacaaaaacaagagaacaagagaaagaaaacagaaacaactatGCACAAGACAACACCTATATACATTATCCTATGCATCAATTCATGACTAATGAACCTAAATTACATTAAATTCACTAGCTGATTCATTCTAAGACAGGTTCACAGAATTCCAAACCACAAATCATGTTATAGTTGATCATGCTACaacaagcattaaaaacaagaacaaatcagTGAAATTGACACATAAGAACAAAACATTCATTATATACACTATGTACAGCTCAAATCAAAATTCCACTAGTTTCACCAACATATCAaaacacaatccccggcaacggcgccaaatttgataaaggttttttcctcgttgtttgtactgcttttggctaaacctttatgattcaatcatagtaaagcagatacgggtttatcgtccttagggattgtgtgaacattagttccaccagttaaacattgatctgagcggatacaaagatgttggataaattgtttttgtggtttttgaatataaaagaaaacagtAAAAGAAGATTTACTGaggtaacaaagaagaaaacatatttaGAATGCATTTTCACCTAATTCTCTAATtgctttcaactcaaacacttttgtaatggttcatttcatttatgatgccgagagctatccacctaactatccctagcctaggtgaatctatcaatTAGAATTtctagacgtaatcccttaccatctagaaaacccaaaatGAATAATATAGctcaagttctctctcaaagacattcccaatgaccaattcatcctaagacaaggtaccATAGGCTTGcaagtctccgttgtcactccagaaactcctgttagaactcaaAACTCCACCTATCACATGGAAATCCACTATTGCTCCTACCCAAGATATTCTCATTCTAGGACAACTAGTTCACTtagtggtttctctcttgaaccggacccacaattatctcccgatctcatgctagtccataGAGATCTAACACAACAATCAATACTTGAAGCGAAGAAAGCAAgaacctaagacataggtgtcTACTTTCATTGATCTAAACATACACCAACTCATATCAACCTCTCGATCTATTTATAAACTAGTGcagctcttttgattatcaattgattggttagaaacATGAAGTATAAagagaaacaccatacatgaaagatttcCACTTACATCAATGAACAAACTTAGAACAATCAAAGAGTCAGGTTATACAATCTAAATacataaatagaaaataaaaactacaagggaaagggaagaaagaACCGAAACCCAAGAGGAGACGACGTAACCACGACCATGgaagctttcccaagctttccaagGCTTTCGGGAGGTTGTCACCGTCCTCCCATGGCTgccatcaccatcttgaagcTCCAATCCATCCAATCCTAGCCCAAGGACCcctcctccatgaagcccagcTCCCTTGCTCTGTTATGGTGCCAAAGTTGGGAGAAAATCGAAGAGAATGGGAGAGATCGGACAAAAATCGAGTTTCTACCCTTTAATAAGTGTTTAGGGCGGTCACAGGGTGTTGGACGCTCATCAGAGGCCGTCGGGCGCCCTGCTTCCTTCAGCATTGGGTTTCTTCAGCTACTTGGGCGCTCAGCACCCCTTTTTGGGTGCTCAGCGCTCTGCAActctaaaaaatcaatttttcacttTAAACTTGGATTCTTCATGAATATCTTCCCTGGATCAAAAGTCCAAGTTAAGCTcatgaaatatataatatttatattatttctaagttaaaactTAGTACTTACTAAATCAATTACTTTGgggataaaatgataaaaaatgcaagcatacaagtcaaataagtgcttaaaatgatattcaaatatacgtaaaaTGAGCACTTATCAGGTGCACATGGGCCGGGTCAACCTTAtgaatccatccaacccaatccgatccaattgtaaaaatgcgggttggattgggCAAATGAGTCCATCGGATGGATTTTATTACGATCCAATCATCTTTGGATCGGATATCGGATTCCATaataatccatccaacccaacccgaaaTCCAATCATATTATaacaatatattatttaaaatatatttataataattttaatttttacctaacCTACTAATAGGGTATGTAATTTATGGAGACTTGGAGTCCTACTATTTTAGTGATTTTTATGAGACTTTGAGACTAATTTGTTTGTAATTACTTGTCATATTTAAAGACTTGAAGTACTAGTTTAGTTATGTGTTATTGTATAGATGTGTGTAGACGGTAGTTATGAACTTATGATGTAATTGCATGTTAGagacttgaagtacttgttttttaatattttcattatttcagatttatttttattttaatatagcgaTCCAATCAATCAATCCAAACCAACCTGAAGATTgtcggattgggttggttcgggttcgtaggtgaaaattcacgaaatccaacccaacccaactcaAACAGTTTTGATCGGTTCGGGTCCTGATTAGCctgaaaatccatccaacccaacccatgtgcagcCCTAGGCGCCAAGGTTATCCATCAAAACttaaataaacaaaacaaaaataaaaaatctcatGTCATCTAGGCTCACATATTTAAGGGTtcccctaatatgcaccactctggtgcaattttacaccaATTATTTTTACTGGTTATAataggtcaacacattattatttttttaaaaaaagtatcattaaaaattttttatatattaaatttgtcTAAATAAAGATGTATTAACCTGTTATAGCAGATTAAAAAAGGTGATGTAAAATTACACAActctaaaagtggtgcatattaggggtCACCATGACCCATATTTAAAGGGTGGAGAAATACTTTGCATAAATAAGTTTCGCATATTCAAATTCAAGACGTAAGTCTGATTTGTTACCTAGGTTTCTTTTAAAGTCTGACTAGGGCCGACCCAAGGGTAAAATCACTCAAGCAAACTCTTTAtgccttcaattttttttttaccaagtaAAGAATgtctcaatttttttgtttgttttactaagTTAAAAAGGCTCCAAAACCCAAGCATTAATACTAAGTCAAAAATTGTCTCACTTTAAAGTTTTGCTTTAGGTCTCATTTAGTGTTGGGCCGACCCTGAGTCTGACATAATCATATAGCTTATTTGATCTTTCCATGTGTTTAGGGAAATGCTGAGCCTTTCCGTCTCCATCAAAGCGCAAAGCGAATTCAAAAAGTCTCCTAATATATGATCTCGTTTTTCTCTCACCGAGTCATGACACAACAAATTCCATTCTTCGTCATTCATAGCACGAGTGTGGAAatgagaaataaaagaaaataatcagaTAAATGTAGAACTATGCATACCTAACGTCGTACCAAGTTTAGGAGACTCATATTGACATTCGAGAGACTCGATCACAATATCAAGTTCCTCGCCATCCTCTTCAAACTTTATATTGTCTACAATTGTAACAACCCTCTCAACCTCTTCTTCAAGTAGCATCACCCTGGTGAGGACCTCAACATCCTATAATGTGTTTGGTTTCAGTTTGGAAGTCTGTTTGGGGCATTGGAATTCGAGTTCACACATTGTAATGCCCAAAACGTGAAAAAAGGTTTGGACCTTCATTTGATGAAAGCACTTTCaaactgaaaaacaaacaaacacccAATCTCTATCACTAACGACATCAACCTCAACCCCATGATGaagtaaattatttatttttgttttgagtTTAATATCAAAGCaacatttatctttttttttgaaagtaaaaagATATATTTATCCAAAGAGTGAGACAAGTCTCATGGGGAGAGAAGCCAAATGCAACCGATCTGCTACAACAAAAAGGAGCATATCACCAGGAACCCCAAGAGCCAAAACAAACCAACATAAAATCACCAGGAAAAAACCCACCCTATAAAACCACAAAGCCTAGATAACAAATCAAGAAGGGAACTAGGGGAGCAGCAAAAACCTAGGACAATGCACCAAAAAACAAAGTTTTGAAAGCTAACTAAAAAACCGAACATACAAGAGACAGAAAAAAGACCCACTAAGAGCCTCCATACAACCTCGGATGGTTAGCTATGAGATGTTTAGCATAGCTCTGAATGGCTTCCTCATCCGTCCCATTGAAGACAACTCCAACCTGTTTGGCAATAATTAAATCCCTTCTAGCTCTCGTCATAACGCCATCGGATCCCACCGCCTCAGGAAGAATTAGCGATGACTCCTTTGCTTGAGCATCAGTCAACGAGAGCCCCGAGTCCATTGCAATTAAAGCTTGAAGATCCTTCTTCTTCCGTCCTCttgaaatgattttatttgGTCGACCCCTCCTCCGTCGCACCACCGCCTCTTCAGCTCCAGAATGCCCTTCCTCCATACCCTTACCCGCAACAGTATCCAAGGAAAGATCCGAGACAAGCAACGTCTCATGAAAGAGAGGATTAAAATGTGAAAGCACCACCCCATCGGGAAAATCACCAGAATAAGAAAAGTTCTCTGCCCTGTTCAAACCTTCACCAACAACATCCCTAGAGAAATCAAGAGGCTGCATGAAGTTTCGGCTGCTGTAAACCGAAGAAACCTCATCCCTTCCAATAGAGCCCCCAACTTCACAACATGAAAACAGAATTTCCGGGAACAAGACAGCAGTAGGGATCCATACCACCGAAACAGAAACTGGAGAAGGAGCCCTGACCATTCTCTCCTCATCCTCTGAAAAAGGAGTAGGCAGCTGAACCTTGCTATTCCCCAGCACAATAGCGCCTCTAACACCTAGAGGAGGTACCGAACCCTGCGGCACAGAAGCTTTCCCACCAGGTTTCTCAACAACATAATTGATACCAACCTTACGGGGGAAACGTGCTTGATTAACGGAAAGCGAAACATCTTCAATTAGGACACCATCCAGGGCGTTGATGGTTGCCGAGGCATGACTCCAGACCGAGAAGTTATTGCATTACATAGGATGCAATCAGTTATTTTATACAACATTaacaatttataaattttaattagttattGAATAATCGTCACAATTTTCAGTCTTCGAAGAATATCGCCACCATTCAAGAAATAATTGCATGTCTCACCAAAACATAGAAATATCCCATaataaataaacacataaaataTGAACTAAAACATTAAGAATTTTATGAAGTGCAAGTATATATAATATTAGTCCATcattcatttttataagaaccaagtGAGATGTGAAATTTGTTCCATTTTATAAGAATAACTTAAACTTTATTGTGctttaattgtttttttgaCAACAATACTCTCATTTAATTGagtcttttttctcttttcactATGCAAgttttaactacatttcttaaaggGTATAAAATGGTAGcttgattcttataaaaataaatagatGAAGTATTCTATATCGTTTTAAAGTGACTTGAATTTAGCCCTTACAAACTATAATGAAACAATGTCATCTAATTTGTTCATAACAATTTTTTCCATAGTAATTTTAAGTCAATTACATAattatctattttttatttatagcaTTGATAAAATCAGTGTACAAAATCAAGCTACAATGCAATTTTTTCGAAATAAAATTCtatttcattttaatatatCAAATTCAATTTTTCAACCACGTGCTAAAgacatttctaatttttttttgaaattacatTTCAATTTGTAAAAGATAACAATTTATAAACTTAGAGATAAAAACTAAAGTTGATAACTTTTTAAGACAAATGCATTTATCAGTTATTTCAATGAAAAGTAAtactttaaataattttatcatatttACGTACACGAAACCTGATTAATTTTGAAAGAAGTAACAAAAAGACGATGAAAAATAAtagttaaattaaataaataaatgaataaactagtcattttttaaaagagaaatatatatatataataataataataataataataattaataataataataatctatatatatatgaaaataaggttttcttctagaaacCTATGACACATGGCACCTCCAAAGTTATccattttccctccaagaaaaaaaaccaaTCTACTTTTTTGACACAACATTCAATCATAACTCACCTTAATTATTGTggtctaatttaattacattatAATTTTCAGTTTACTTTTATAACCATAATTTTGAAAACATTACAAAAATAATGCCTAACACTCATTGAATTaaataatacaaaaataaagatttgaaaataataattgcatacttttttaaaatgttaaataaataatgaaaaattatacatttaacaattatatgaaattaagaatttgaacattttaattgaataatgtcttaaaaaaactgatattaacgaaaaaatagcatgaaatccatatttgtttttacaaatattaccaaaaaacaaaaatattaaaataataattcat
This window harbors:
- the LOC130713156 gene encoding uncharacterized protein LOC130713156; protein product: MASNFSTRSSASNGYGRRRNVLCKCGVVAPVITTWTNENGNIGRRFFGCGRFKEQNKRQCDFFQWYDEMEGNPRDKKLIAALLRRVEGMKKNEAMLIKWCVLGWSLVVFLLVVCVIQMMKLMKYK